Proteins encoded in a region of the Triticum dicoccoides isolate Atlit2015 ecotype Zavitan chromosome 3A, WEW_v2.0, whole genome shotgun sequence genome:
- the LOC119268437 gene encoding pentatricopeptide repeat-containing protein At5g12100, mitochondrial-like, whose translation MSRFLLRRFLCSSSSTTPAAGAGFIRELATLLAAGRFYASVDLAKSLLLSSQPPATSVPDLYHALVSTAAASLFDPHPPSFLSDAASALVVASARLGLPDGALRLLSLLADARATLPSLSSCNLLLESLLSLGRHADVRRAFDLLNAAGARPDTFTWNKAIQACVVAGDVDEAVRMLRRMDCEGHGAPAPNAFSYNVVIAGLWRAGRGSDAVEVFDEMGERAVLPSHITYNTMIDGHIKIGDLEAGFRLRDQMLHHGLKPNMITYNVLLSGLCRAGRIGETATVLHEMMSRKMVPDCFTYSILFDGYSRVGDSQAMLSLFEESVKKGVKIGAYTFSILLNGLCNDGKISKAEEVLQTFVNAGQLPTRVIYNTLINGYCQIGELEGAFSTFQQMKSRLVSPDHITYNALINGLGKAERITEAHALVTEMEKNGVSPSVETFNTLIDAYGRDGQLEKCFVLLSDMREKGLKPNVVSYGSIVNTFCKNGKIPEAVAILDDMFHKDVLPGAQVYNAIIDAYIDCDATEQAFTLAEKMKTSGVPPSIVTCNLLIKGLCKQSRISEAEELIHSLRNHGLTPDVVGYNTLISACCYRSNTDRALELQKEMCKCGIKPSSRTYRILLSALGGARRIHEMENLYKEMLDKDVVPCSRIYDIMVEAYVKCGDESKVEALRKDFSEKGTSIDYDTSVT comes from the coding sequence ATGTCTCGCTTCCTCCTgcgccgcttcctctgctcctcttcCTCCACCACTCCCGCAGCTGGCGCAGGTTTCATCCGCGAGCTCGCCACCCTCCTCGCCGCTGGCCGCTTCTACGCCTCCGTCGACCTGGCGAAATCACTCCTCCTCTCCTCCCAGCCACCAGCCACCTCCGTCCCCGACCTCTATCACGCCCTTGTCTCCACCGCTGCCGCCTCCCTATTCGACCCGCATCCCCCATCCTTCCTCTCCGACGCCGCCTCCGCGCTCGTCGTTGCCTCCGCTCGGCTTGGCCTCCCCGACGGCGCACTCCGGCTACTTTCCCTCCTCGCCGACGCCCGCGCAACTCTGCCGTCCCTATCCTCCTGCAACCTCCTCCTTGAGTCCCTCCTCTCCCTCGGCCGCCACGCCGACGTGCGCCGGGCGTTCGACCTCCTAAATGCCGCCGGGGCACGCCCCGACACCTTCACATGGAACAAGGCCATCCAGGCGTGCGTCGTGGCAGGTGATGTCGACGAGGCTGTCCGGATGCTTCGTCGGATGGATTGTGAAGGCCACGGCGCCCCAGCGCCCAACGCCTTCTCATACAATGTGGTCATCGCTGGACTGTGGAGAGCAGGAAGGGGTAGTGACGCTGtcgaggtgtttgatgaaatgggaGAGAGGGCTGTGTTGCCAAGTCATATCACGTACAATACGATGATTGATGGACACATCAAGATAGGGGACTTGGAGGCTGGTTTTAGGCTGCGGGATCAGATGTTGCATCATGGCCTGAAGCCGAATATGATCACTTACAATGTGCTGTTGTCAGGGCTGTGCCGTGCTGGCAGGATAGGCGAGACGGCCACAGTGTTGCATGAAATGATGTCACGAAAGATGGTTCCGGACTGTTTCACATATAGCATTCTGTTCGATGGTTATTCCAGAGTTGGAGACTCGCAGGCAATGCTTTCCTTGTTTGAGGAGTCTGTGAAGAAGGGTGTGAAGATTGGGGCTTATACTTTTAGTATTTTGCTGAATGGTCTTTGCAACGATGGCAAAATTTCAAAGGCAGAAGAGGTACTGCAGACGTTTGTAAATGCAGGACAACTCCCAACAAGGGTTATCTACAACACTCTTATCAATGGGTATTGTCAGATTGGAGAGCTTGAAGGGGCCTTCTCAACCTTTCAGCAGATGAAATCACGCCTTGTTAGTCCAGATCACATCACCTATAATGCACTAATAAACGGTTTGGGTAAGGCTGAAAGGATCACAGAAGCACATGCTTTGGTCACAGAGATGGAGAAGAATGGAGTGAGTCCTAGTGTGGAAACTTTCAATACGCTTATTGATGCATATGGAAGGGATGGGCAGCTTGAAAAATGTTTCGTTCTACTTTCTGATATGCGAGAGAAGGGGCTAAAGCCAAATGTGGTCTCCTATGGTTCAATTGTCAATACCTTTTGCAAGAATGGGAAAATCCCGGAAGCAGTAGCTATTTTGGATGATATGTTCCATAAAGATGTTTTACCAGGTGCACAGGTGTACAATGCGATCATAGATGCATATATAGACTGTGATGCCACTGAACAGGCTTTTACTCTAGCTGAAAAGATGAAGACTAGTGGGGTACCTCCAAGTATAGTTACATGCAATTTGCTGATAAAAGGCCTTTGCAAGCAGTCTCGGATATCTGAAGCAGAGGAACTAATTCACAGCTTAAGAAATCATGGATTAACTCCTGATGTTGTCGGCTATAATACTCTAATATCAGCATGCTGCTACAGGAGCAACACTGATAGAGCTTTGGAGCTTCAGAAAGAAATGTGCAAGTGTGGCATCAAACCTTCATCGAGAACATATCGTATTCTTCTGAGTGCATTGGGTGGTGCAAGAAGAATACATGAGATGGAAAATCTGTATAAAGAAATGTTGGACAAGGATGTTGTTCCTTGCAGTCGCATTTATGATATCATGGTTGAGGCCTATGTGAAATGTGGGGATGAATCTAAGGTAGAAGCTCTGAGGAAGGATTTCTCGGAAAAAGGGACATCAATTGATTATGACACATCCGTGACTTAG